TTCTTTGCAAAGGCTTAGACGCCCTCTTTGGATTAAAGCTATAATCTTTGACCAAAGTGCAAAACATGCCTCCAGGTAGGGGTTGCCTACCCATATGGGTAGGTTTTAGCACTTTTTTAACAGTTTTCGCAAAAAAACAAAGCAACTGCACCTTTTTTTGATGAGAGAATAAGCACGTCGAGAACAAACAAAATCAATAACTTAACTAAGAAAAAGTCAAATCATTCATTTCATTTAATAAAAATTGAAAAATTATAGAAAATAGATGGGAAAAAACTACACCAGACCAGAAACGGGGTTATTAACCAGGTCAGAGGCCCCTTCATTGTAGTAAAGAGCAACCGCTTCAGAACGATTGCGAACATTTAATTTTGAATAAACATTCCGAAGGTGAAATTTCACCGTATTTTGAGAAATCGCCATCACATCAGCCAATTCTTGGTTGGTCATGCCAAGGCTTAATTTCTCAAGCATTAAACTTTCTCTATTCGTCAGGGAATTCAAAAGACTAGGGTCATGTTGCTTGCCCATAAAAGGAAACACCATCGATCCACGCGCAACACTATCTAAAACATAAAGCAAGCGCTCAGGCGGCTCAGCCTTAGAAAAATAAGCATAAGCCCCTAGCTCCATTGCCTCTCGTGGCACAACATCCCCAATATCACCGGTATAAACCACAACCTTGGGACTATCAGTTCTTTTTGATAAAGCCTCTAATAATTCCCGTCCATTGCAATAAGGCATAATCCAACCGGTTATAACAATATCAACTGAAAGCATTTCTAAACCATCAAGTAAGCGCGCACCATCATGGGCAGAGGCAACAACATCAAAACGGCCATCCTCATCAAACAAGGAGCGCAAACCACGCACAACCAACGGGTTTTTGTCCACAACAGCCACGCGAACAGGATAATTAACCTTCATCCCCAAACCCATAGTGCACCGCCTCCTTAACGTTAGCCCTCTTAAAGTTAGTATGAGACCATCAAATCAATTTATTCGATAAAATAAAATTATAGCATACTCACACCCAATCTTTCGGCATCAGTATTACAAATGAGTTGATAGTTAATGGAAGGGATTTATTCGCACAAAAATTTTCTAAGGAATTGATTTTGATAACAAAACACAAACAACAGCAAAATAGCCGCATGTCTCATAAAACCATAAAACTCAAGCTGCTCCCTCCAAAACAACTCAAACAGGCATTATGAATAATACAAATAAATCTTGAACTCTAAGAATAAACAAAAGCACAAAGGTGAGTAAAGTGTACAAATCAGCACACTTCATTGCCAAATTTTTCGTTGGTTGCTGTTCAGCAAACTGAAGGAACGTTAAAAAGAGAAGCACTAAAAAAGAAACTAAAACTTAAGAGTGGCAGGCTTTAGCCGATGCAACACATTGAAATTGATATTTGGTCTTTCTCACGCATTTAATCGCGGTCTCCTTGGCCAAACTCCAGTCAGACCATTCAGCACCATATGACCCTTCAACAAGTAACTTCCAACCTGACTGAGCTTCAATCCGCGCCTTTGCAGCTGACCCGCGCCGTGCCCCCCAACCTGTCGTCATCTCTTCCTTACAAGTTCCTTTTGTAGCTACCACTGGTTTAACAGATTTACAGGGTCTGGCAGTTCTGGTGCACTCCCATTTCCCTTTGTTTTCTCCGCTCATTAGGTCAATACAAACAAGTTTGCGCTCAGTCGCAGCTGACCAGGCCATATAGTCAGCACCATGCTTTTCTTTCACTGACGCTTTCCAGGTAAAAAAGGCATTCGCTCTCGCAAGCTCACCAATCGAAGAGGCTTTACCAGTAGCTGAAAACGCTTCCGTAAGACATTGCTTTTCATCAGCATTAGCTGGAGAATTAAGCGCTGGAATCACAAACGCAAACAACATAACCACAGCAAAAATCATCAAAAAATTGCCAACCAAACGATCCATAAAACAGCACTCCCAGCTAGATCCAGCCTCAAAATAACAGATAAACGCTTATTGCACGAGAATAAGATGCACGGCCTCATAATATTGCCTAACATCAACCTATTCCAGTTTTTTTTCAAACTGTACACCAATCATTTAGTCGCCTTTGACCCAACGTCATTTATGAACCAAAGAAAAAGGCCCGTACTAGCCCCAGTGTGCCGAACATTCATATCAAAATAAAAACAGGCACTCCCACTTTGAGAGCGCCTGTTCATTAAAACTAGTTTTTTATTAATTTAGAAAACAGCGCGGTTGCTAGATCGCACTTAAATTTGAGCCAACAGCTTTTTCCTGTCGCGCAATCATGCCATTCAACGCGCCTATATAAGCCCTGGCAGATGCCACCATTGTATCCGTGTCAGCACTGCGACCAGTGGATGTAAACCCATCCTGTTCAAGACGAACCATAACATCAGCTTGCGCATCAGTTCCTTCCGTCACAGCCATCACCTGATAAAGCGGCAACCGTGCTTCATGGGGAACAATCTCGCGAATGGCGTTAAAAATCGCATCAACCGGACCATCACCACCAGATTCGCGCGTACTTTCCTCACCTTCAACATCAAGCGTAACTGTTGCTTTTTGCGGTCCACCTGTTCCAGCATAAACCGTTAATGAAACAAGTTTAATTGGCGCGTTTTCACTTGAAACTTCATCATCAACAAGCGCAATTAAATCCTCATCAAAGACTTGTTTTTTCTTATCTGCTAAATCTTTAAACCGTTGAAAGGCTTCTTGAAACGCATTGTCACCAAGTTCATACCCTAAATCTTTCAACTTCTCTTTAAAGGCATGGCGCCCTGAGTGCTTGCCCATCACCAAAGAAGAAGCACGCAACCCAACAGATTCAGGTGTCATAATTTCATAGGTCTGGTTATTCTTAAGCATCCCATCCTGGTGGATGCCAGATTCATGAGCAAACGCATTTTGCCCAACAATCGCTTTGTTATATTGAACAGGAAACCCGGATACAGCAGAGACCAAGCGAGACGCCTTTGTAATATGAACCGGGTCAACATTAGTCCAGAAAGGCAACACGTCAGAGCGTGTGTCCATTCCCATCACCACTTCTTCCAAAGCGGCATTACCAGCCCGCTCACCCATACCATTGATCGTACATTCAATTTGACGCGCACCAGCACGAACACCAGCCAAAGAATTCGCAACAGCCAAACCCAAATCATTATGACAGTGGGTCGACAAAATCACGTCATCAGCGCCAGGTACTTTATCAACAAGCATCTTAATCAATTCAAAATATTCCTCTGGCACAGTATAACCAACTGTATCCGGGATATTAATCGTAGTAGCACCTGCCTTGATGGCTGCTTCCACACAACTACATAAAAAATCCTGATCTGTCCGTGTCGCATCTTCCGCAGACCATTCAACATTATCTGTATATTTTCGCGCCCTTGTCACAGATTGCGTCACCGCCTCAAGCACAGCTTCAGGCTCCATCTGCAATTTATATTTCATATGAAGTGGGCTGGTCGAAATAAACGTATGAATGCGCGACTGCTTTGCTGGCGCCAAAGCTTCACCCGCGCGATCAATGTCTTTATTGGATGCGCGAGACAACCCGCAAACAACAGAGTTTTTCACAATTTTAGCAATTTCCATAACCGCTTCAAAATCGCCATTCGAAGCAATTGGAAAACCAGCCTCAATCACATCAACACCCATTTCATCAAGCACTTCAGCAACTTGAAGCTTTTCGCTTAATGTCATAGACGCTCCGGGGCTTTGCTCACCATCGCGCAATGTCGTATCAAAAATCACAATTTTGTCTTGTGAATTTCTGCGGGTTTCTTGATTGTTATCAGTCATTATTCTTGTCCTAAATAATCTTGAAGAATAAGCATTGCGACACAAATATATTTTCTCAGAAAATTATATCACTGAAAAAATGAAGGTCTCTTTATAACTTGATTTTACAACACTCATTCAAATTGGATTTCTCAAAATCACAGCTCTTTGTGATTTAACTTAATTCATCTCCCCTAAGGCAACAGCTTATGATGTCTGTTGAGCCCAGGGGCTAATAAGAGAGAGACCAAGAATGAGCAGCAGGCCCAAAAGAAGACCTTCAGATGCTAAAAGCATAACAGTTGTAATTGTTGCGAAAACAACCAAACTCAAAAAAGCTTTAGAGAATAGAATGCCTTTAGAAAAAATCATCAAAGATTTTCCCTTTAAAAAGGCTGCAAATAATGCGCCTGAAATGATGCTATGAGAGATCACAGCCATTTCAAAAATTCTCCATAAGTTTGCTTTAAACGGTAATATAACCAAACAAAGACAATATTTCCAGTCTCTTTTCAATTCAATCGAAGAAAACTTAAAAGTCCGTCAAATAAGAAACTTTAACGTGAAGAGAGTACAATAGTGAGCTCTGAAAATCACACTTCAGAAGAAGCTCTCAAACCTTCGCCACAATCCTTTGACATGTAATTTAAAGCAGTTTTATAAGTGATAACTAAATGAATTCAACAAACTAACTGTAAAACAGTCTTTCACCATTAAGAGACTGGCACAATTAAAAGTAAAAGCTCAAAGCATGGAAGCGTAGTACAATGAGTAGTCCCAAAGGTCATATCCCAACTGAAAAATTAGACGACTTACTCCACAGTGTGATGGAATGGGCCGATCACGCTCAAATTGATGGAGAGCCTCTACAACATTCAGAGGAAAGCAACAATCCAAACCAAAAAACCTCAAACAATGCTCCGTCAGGAAAAGCTATGCAAAAAAAGAAGCCTTTTTTCAGTAATTTCGGAAATATTGTAACAACCCTGGTTTCGGCCATTGCTTTAATTTTTTCTGGCTACAGCTTTTACGAAACGGTCTTAAAAGAAGCACAATTAAAAATTTACGCACCAGCTCTGGTTCATATGTACCGCAAGGACTTCAGAGACGTCCTAGCAATCCCACTTACGATTTCAAATGATGGCGCAAAGCGCGGCACAATCCTTTCAATCGATCTAAAAGTCACCAATATTGACACCGGCGAGAACAAAACCTTTGAAAATTTATATTTCGGAAACAACCCAAAAGACACAAGCCGCATCTTTACACCGCTCACAATGTCAGGTCGCTCCAGTAAATCTGAAGTGATAATGTTTTTCGCAGATCGTGCCGGTGCATTTTTCAAAACAACCGGTGGTGTAAAATCAAATCTAAAATTTGATCTAAAAATCAATACAGACAATACTGAATATCTTTTTAAACCCAAGCAGCAACCGACCTTAAGTTTTAATATGACCGCAACATTCATCCAATCATTCCGCTCAATGGAATCGGGTGTTCCGACCGTTTATTATAAAAGCAAAGCTGCGAAGGCAAAAAAATCAGATCAAGAAAAAAAGTCTCCTGAAATCAAAAAACCTGTGCCAGAAAAAATTGAAGAAAAACCAAAAGATATAAAAACAAACGAATAAGTCTAAGCCTCATCAAAAAAGGCGCCTCAAATTAGTTTGAGACGCCTTTTTGCATTTATAACTTTATAAGCTCGTAATCTAACAAATTAATTCTAAAAACGTCCCAAAGACATCTTTAGTAAAAAACCTTCTATTTCTTGCAGAACTTAGCCCAGCTAATGCAAGTCACGCCATCAGAGCCAGATGTGCATTTGTATTTCTCATTCTTCACGCTGTAGCCATCAACAACACCTGTGGCAACCCAGCCTGGCCATACCCCCCAGCTCACAGCCTGCACCATGGTTTCCATAGCAAACCACTTAGCAGAAGCCTTCGAATATGAAGTTGCTTGTGCTGATTTAGAAACACAACCAGCTTGAGCAACACCAAATGATGCCACAAGCAACGAAAGCGCAAGCGCACCAGACTTAATCCCCGAACGTATAGACATATAACTCTCCATTAAAATGAACCAAAAGATCGTAAACGAATACGTAATTATTAAAGTACAAAAATAACACAATTGCTATCATGATAAAAAAAGTTAACAAAAACAAATGCTGCAAAGCGGCATTTTAAAACAACCCTCATAAAAAAACATATTAAAAAGCGTCAGAATGCCGCGCCGCAGAAGTCGTCACATCCCCAAAAAGGCCACATTTCGCCCACCTCAGGGTCCTAAGGGGCTAAAAAAGCCATGCATTTTATGCATAGCTGCCTTGCAGCATTTTCACTTGCGCTCACTGAGGAAAAGGGGCATATTACTAAGCATAGAGATTAACAAACAGTTCTTAACTGTGTTGATCTTGAAGGTTTCTTCCCTCCCCAGAATACCTTCTATTCAGCTTCTTAATTTAAGAAGCACCCTATATACCAGGTCAGAAATGACCTGGTTTTTTTTTACTCAATCCAATAAGCTTCAAAAAATCTCCAAGCAAATATCGCTTTAAATTAATTAATCTCTTGAATTCCCCTTTATTGAAAAAGCCTCATATGCCAAACTGCGCATGGATTAGGTCATCAATTTATGCTTATGGCCGAAATACGCCTTAAAGCCATCCAGCAAAATACCCTAGAGCGCTTAGCACGTAAAAGTGGATTCCGGTTTTAAGAATTTGCGGATGCTTTGTGGGCATCTGAAACATAAAATTGACAAGCTGAAACAAAAAGATAGAGCATATCCTTGAACTCAATAAAAAGTGATATACTCTAAAAATTAAGACAGGCAATATGACAGATATCTCAGAAGCTTTCGCAAATGCCTTTCATCTCATAATATCTGCAGATAAGAACTTGGTAGAAATCATTCTTCTTTCTCTCAAGGTTAATTTAATTGCAATCTTCATTTCTTGTGTCATAGGCCTCTCAATTGGTGCACTCCTGGCGGTTTATAGGTTCAAAGGCCGCACAATATGCCTCATCACCTTAAGTGCACTCATGGGCCTCCCCCCAGTTGTAGTCGGATTAATAGTTTATATTTTCCTCTCAAATTCAGGTCCCCTTGGCATACTTGGGCTTCTCTACACACCAACAGCCATGATCATAGCCCAATCAATTTTAATCACGCCCATCATTGCCGCCCTCACACGGCAAACTTTAGAAGTCATGTACAACGAATATGACGAACAATTACAATCTTTGGGGGTCAGTAAATTGGCCATGGCCAAAACATTGCTATGGGATGGACGTTATCAACTCACCACAGTCGTGCTAGCCGGTTTTGGTAGAGCCTTGGCCGAAGTCGGTGCCGTAATGATTGTCGGCGGTAACATCAATCACCTTACACGGATTATGACCACTGCCATCGCTCTTGAAACATCGAAGGGAAACTTAAGCTTAGCACTCGGCCTTGGCATCATACTTATTATCTTGTCTTTCATCGTCAACGGGCTGGTTTACGCCATCAACCTCACTGCGGAGCGTCAAGCATATGCCTAAGATACCCCCTAAGCTTGAAACAAAACAAAAGTTGAACCTCTTTCCACTCAAGGTGGATAGTTTAGTACTCGAGGCAAACGGAAAAAAACTCATCAACAACCTCAGCTTTAAAATTGAAATTGACGGAATAACCGCTTTGATGGGACCAAATGGAGCAGGCAAAAGTTTAACCCTAAGGCTACTACACAACCTCATTAATAAAACATCTGGCACGATCAGCTGGAATAATGAAACCAATCAACAACTCATTCAAAACGCCCAAGCCATGGTGTTTCAAAAACCAGTGTTGCTCCGCCGTTCTGTCATAGAAAACCTGCGCTATAATTTACATGTCAAAAAAATTACAAACAAAACAAAACAATCAGAATTGATAGATGAAGCGTTAACAAGAGCCGGACTAGAGGAACAAGCAAACAGCCCTGCCCGTCGTCTCTCAGGCGGGGAACAACAAAAACTAGCCATGGCCCGCGCCCTCATGACCAAACCAGCAATTCTTTTTTTGGATGAACCAACCGCCAGTCTTGACCCAAACGCAACACTCGTCATTGAAGGTTTGATTAAAGCAGCTAACAAGCAAGGAACAAAAATTATCTTAATCACTCATGACATAGGGCAAGCCAAAAGATTGGCTGAAGAAATTTTGTTTTTAACGGATGGGCAAGTAAGCGAACAAGGGAATGCACTGGACCTAATCAACACCCCTAAGACAAAATCAGCAAAGCAATATTTTTCCGGTGAAATAGTCACATAAAATCGACAGAACAACCAACGCCAGACCGTATAATAAATTCAACTGTTTCAGAAAACACAATTAAATTAAACAGGACGAATTAAATGAGATGGCTTATCCCACCAGTGCTAGTCACGCTTTGCCTCATCATCATGGTCACCCTAGAATATTCTATTCCAATTGAAGCAATATTCGCGGCAAAATCAATCTCACTCATAAGCTTACCCCTTATAATTATCGGACTAAGTTTCATCCTCATCACAGCTTACAATTTCAAAAAAATCCAAACAAATATCCACACCTTTAACGAACCGGACAAACTGGTCACATCTGGCTTATTTAAACTAAGCCGTAATCCAATCTACCTCGGATTTTTGCTAATACTTATTGGTGCAGCCATATTACTGAATGCCATCAGCACATTGATCGGACCAGTTATTTTCTTCCTTACCGCAAATTTTTGGTACATCCCATTCGAGGAAAAAGCAGCTGAAGAACAATTTGGTCAAGATTATCTTGTGTTTAAAAACAAAGTACGGCGCTGGCTCTAAAACTAAAAAAACACTCCGTAAACCGATCCCAATTAACATCAGCCATTTGTCAAAATACAAAAAAAGCCCCACAACAAATGCAGGGCTTTTTTCATTTATTAAACATTTACAAGCAACTAGATATCCAAGTCAGTTGCATATTCTGCATTTTCAGAAATAAATTCAAAGCGAGCTTCAGGTTTTGAGCCCATCAATTTTTCAACACTTTGCAGCGTAATTTCTTCATCTTCAGTGATTTCCACCTTCAATAGAATCCGGCTTTGCCGGTTCATCGTGGTTTCTTTCAATTGAGCGGCCATCATTTCACCAAGACCTTTAAATCGAGATATCTCAATCTTACCGCGGCTAGAAAATTCTTTATCAAGCAATTCATCTTTATGCTCATCATCGCGTGCATAAAGCGTCTTCGCTCCTTGTGCAATTTTATAAAGCGGCGGCATCGCCAAATAAAGATGCCCCGTTCGCACAAGTTCGGGCATTTGCCGATAGAAGAACGTAATCAACAAGGAGGCAATGTGCGCCCCATCAACGTCCGCATCCGTCATGATGATAACTTTATCATAGCGTAAATCATCAAGAACAAAACCACGCCCCATGCCACAACCCAGCGCCTGCACAAGATCAGAAAGCAATTGGTTTTGCGCTAACTTTGCAGAACTTGCATTCGCAACATTCAAGATTTTACCGCGCAGAGGAAGAACAGCTTGCAATTTCCGATCACGCGCCTGCTTGGCAGACCCCCCCGCACTATCACCCTCCACAATAAAGATTTCAGTATCTTCACGTGAATTAGCAGAACAATCTGCAAGTTTACCAGGCAAGCGTAATTTCCGAGTTGCGGTTTTACGGTTGATTTCTTTTTCGCGCTTGCGGCGAAGTCTTTCTTCAGCCCGATCAATAACCCACTCAAGCAATTTCGCACTTTCAGCTGTATGAGTGCTCAACCAATGATCAAACTCATCCCGAATTGCATTTTCAACAATTCGAGCGGCTTCAACAGTCGCAAGCTTATCTTTTGTCTGGCCTTGAAATTCAGGTTCGCGAATAAAAACAGAAAGCATCGCCCCCATGCTAACAAGCACGTCATCAGCCGTAATTTGAGCGGCCTTCTTATTGCCGACCCGCTCACCATGCGCACGGAGCCCTTTTGTCAGCGCTGCCCGCAAGCCGTTTTCATGCGTACCACCTTCTTGAGTTGGCACCGTGTTACAATAAGAATTTAAAAACCCATCTCGGTTCGCAATCCAGCAAAGTGCCCACTCAAGTGAGCCGTGCCCTTCTTTAGTTTCAATTTTGCCGGCAAAAAGCGTGCTAGCAACAAGCGCTGCACCTTCAACACGCACTGAGAGAAAATCTTTCAAACCACCCGGAAAGTGAAAAACAGCCTCACTTGGAGTGGCATCTTTCTCACCCAGCAATTCAGGTGCACAAAACCAGCGTATCTCAACACCACCAAACAAATAAGCTTTCGAACGTGCCATCTTAAAGAGAATTGCTGGCTTGAATTTAGCACCCTTGCCAAAAATTTCTTCATCAGGAATGAAGCGAACTTTCGTACCACGGCGATTTTTAATAGCCCCTAGTTTTTCTAAGCCACCTTGGGCAAGGCCACGCGAAAAAGTCTGTTTGTAAAGTTGCTGTCCCCGAGCAACTTCAACTTCCAGAATTTCTGAAAGCGCGTTCACAACAGACACACCAACACCGTGCAAACCGCCAGATGTCGCATAAACCTTACTATCAAACTTACCGCCCGCGTGGAGCGTAGTCATAATCACTTCTAACGCGGATTTATCTTTAAACTTAGGATGCGGATCAACAGGAATACCCCTGCCATTATCAGAAACAATCAGAGCGCCATCAGCTTCTAGGCGAACTTCAATCCAGTTCGCATGGCCAGCAACAGCTTCGTCCATAGAGTTATCAATGATCTCGGCGAACAAATGATGCAGAGCTTTTTCATCCGTACCACCTATATACATACCAGGGCGACGGCGCACCGGCTCAAGCCCTTCAAGAACTTCAATATCAGCTGCGGTATAATCAGCTTCCCCCCGATTAGCAGCTACAGCTTTATCTTTTTTTGAAGCAGCTTTAGGTGAAGCTTTCTTTTTTTGTGTATTCTTTTCAGTTTTAGCAGTCACTAACTCTACTTTCTTCAAATCTAAATTTTTTAAAGGCTCACTATTATTTTGCCCACTCTTATGCTGTGTACTTTTTCCAACCTCATCCAATAAATCAGGTTGTTCTTCGGCCCCCGATACAACAGGTTGTTCCTGCTCCCTAACTGAAGGCTCAACAGATTCACTAGGAGACGTACCAGTTGATTTAGCAACCGCGCCTTTTGCAACAGACCCTTTTAATACAGAGCCAAGCCTTGAAAACAAATCCCGCGCCATTAGGGTGCCCCTCAATCGTCTGTCTCCCAGACCTCGATCACTTGTCTCCAAAGTGACAATTTAATGGAAGGTTTGAGAATGGAAATGGAAGACAACTATTAAAGACAGCTCAATCTCTCATGGCTGCATTAACAGACCTGCGCCTTCCATGCGAATCATTTTATTTTACGACAATTAGATTAAATTGTGCGAGCGGCCATTCTGCAACTAACGTAAATTTATGGCATTAAATAGAAAAACACTCAAAATTTCTCCCATCCTACCCTTTAAAGGGAACAACAAAACACAACCACCTAGAGAGCTGAACTGCTTCCCAAATACTCTATTTTATCAAAAATTCAGGCAATTTTAGCAATTTGCACCCAATTCAAGCGAATTTAATTTGTCATTTACCTGAAAAAAAGCCATACAAATCGTCAAAATATCTGCAGCAGAAGTAAGCCATGGCTAAAAAGCAATGAATAAAGAGCTATTTTCTGTTCAAAGACTGTTAAATCGGGTTTAAACCTGTTAAAGACAGACAAATTTGTAAAAAATGGTTTTCTGAGCACAGACTTTGCATTGAAGCATTTGGTTTTGAAAATAAAGTTAGCTGTATCAATTAAATCAAAAGATAAAGAGCAACGCGCTATAATCTTCGATTACAAATAATCGAATTAATAAGATTTATAATAGCGCACTGAATGAAAGAGACCGGACCAAATAGGTCAGGATCAATTGTCATATGACATTTAAAGAGCTGAATTTAAGCGAAAATATATTATCAGCCGTTGAAAGCGCTGGTTACGATAGCCCAACCCCAATTCAAAAAGCAGCCATTCCACCTGCCATTGATGGGAAAGATGTGCTGGGCATAGCACAAACAGGCACAGGTAAAACAGCCTCTTTCACCATTCCCATGCTGACAAAACTTGAGCGCGGCCGAGCACGAGCGCGCATGCCAAGATCCTTAATCCTTGCACCAACCCGTGAACTGGCGGCACAAGTAGCAGAAAGTTTTGAACAACTTGGCAAAAATCATAAACTAACAATCGCGCTTCTCATTGGTGGCGTCTCATTTGAAGAACAATTCAAAAAACTCGATAGAGGCGCAGACGTCTTAATTGCAACGCCCGGTCGCCTGATGGATCATTTTAGCCGTGGTAAAATACTATTAACTGGTGTTGAAATCCTCGTAATAGATGAAGCTGATCGCATGTTAGATATGGGTTTCATTGATGACATCAAAAAAATATGTGGCCTACTGCCTCCCAAAAGGCAAACAATGTTTTTTTCAGCCACTATGCCACCCGAAATTCAAAAATTCACACAAGAATTTCTAAAATCTCCTGTAAAGGTTGAGATAGAACGTCAAAGCAGCACTGCCAGTACAATTACTCAGCGTTTTCAATTTCTTAACTGTGATGAAAAAGCAAAACGAGAAGAATTCCGCAAAGCTATTAATGAGCATGAAATTGAAAATGCCATTATCTTTTGTAATAGAAAACGTGATGTAGAAATCCTCTACAAATCCATGTCAAAACACAAATATAGTGTTGGTGCCCTACATGGCGATATGGATCAACGCCAGCGAATGATCACTTTAGAAAAATTCAGAAACGGTGAAATAACATTTCTTGTCGCAAGCGATGTTGCCGCCAGAGGTTTAGATATTCCAAATGTCGGTCATGTTTTCAACTTCGACATTCCTATTCATGCCGAAGATTATATCCACCGCATCGGCAGAACAGGACGTGCAGGGCGTAAAGGCTATGCTGCATCATTAATTACACCAAGTGACAAAAAATACCTTGATGCCATCTTAGAACTTTCAAAAGATACCCCCGTTTGGATTGGTGAAGAACCAACGGAGCAAGATTTTAAATCTCGCGGTCGTGGGCAAAGAGGAAACAGAGGTAGAAATACAACTAATAGCAAACAATCAAACAGAAGTTCTAAGAATAAAACTCAAGAAAATTCGATTGATGGAAAAGCTAAACAAGATTTAACAAACAACTTAAATGATCAGGAAATTACAAGCACCGATCAAAATCAGCAAAAAAGTCCAATTAATCGCAAAAAAACTACTACGAAAAAAAGTAATACAACAAAACAAAATAGCAAAACTGGTGAAAGCAAAAACTCAACACCACCTCCCCCTAAAAAGAAAACAAATGAACCAATTTTAGGTATGGGAGACCATGTACCAGCATTCATGCTAAGGTCAGTTTCAAAAAA
The sequence above is a segment of the Hyphomicrobiales bacterium 4NK60-0047b genome. Coding sequences within it:
- a CDS encoding DEAD/DEAH box helicase, giving the protein MTFKELNLSENILSAVESAGYDSPTPIQKAAIPPAIDGKDVLGIAQTGTGKTASFTIPMLTKLERGRARARMPRSLILAPTRELAAQVAESFEQLGKNHKLTIALLIGGVSFEEQFKKLDRGADVLIATPGRLMDHFSRGKILLTGVEILVIDEADRMLDMGFIDDIKKICGLLPPKRQTMFFSATMPPEIQKFTQEFLKSPVKVEIERQSSTASTITQRFQFLNCDEKAKREEFRKAINEHEIENAIIFCNRKRDVEILYKSMSKHKYSVGALHGDMDQRQRMITLEKFRNGEITFLVASDVAARGLDIPNVGHVFNFDIPIHAEDYIHRIGRTGRAGRKGYAASLITPSDKKYLDAILELSKDTPVWIGEEPTEQDFKSRGRGQRGNRGRNTTNSKQSNRSSKNKTQENSIDGKAKQDLTNNLNDQEITSTDQNQQKSPINRKKTTTKKSNTTKQNSKTGESKNSTPPPPKKKTNEPILGMGDHVPAFMLRSVSKNKS